A section of the Methanoregula formicica SMSP genome encodes:
- the pfdA gene encoding prefoldin subunit alpha, whose amino-acid sequence MADKNAPMDQRELMTLQNYLQEYGQQAELFVQQLQMLENGRMEAHAAIEALEGMLASEDGTVLLQIGGGASVRAKVVEPEKVLLAIGSEVVVERSNKDAVEFLKERIMEMEASQKKVAETLDRLRAQMNEINKRIEAGYQQAMAAGQTPG is encoded by the coding sequence TTGGCAGACAAAAATGCACCAATGGACCAGCGCGAACTGATGACCCTCCAGAATTATCTGCAGGAGTACGGGCAGCAGGCTGAACTTTTTGTCCAGCAGCTGCAGATGCTGGAGAACGGGAGGATGGAGGCGCATGCTGCCATCGAAGCACTCGAAGGAATGCTCGCCTCGGAAGACGGAACTGTCCTCCTCCAGATTGGCGGCGGGGCAAGTGTCCGCGCAAAAGTCGTGGAACCCGAGAAGGTCCTCCTCGCAATCGGGTCCGAGGTTGTCGTGGAACGCTCCAACAAGGATGCTGTTGAGTTCTTAAAAGAGCGGATCATGGAGATGGAAGCCTCGCAGAAGAAGGTTGCCGAGACGCTCGACCGGCTCCGGGCCCAGATGAACGAGATCAACAAACGGATCGAGGCCGGCTACCAGCAGGCCATGGCTGCGGGCCAGACCCCGGGCTGA
- the ftsY gene encoding signal recognition particle-docking protein FtsY produces MFGGLREKLKAARERLGGSINAAAARAEPGGEITPADTAKPPIPAPKPDAVPGTAAAPASEPSVPTFVQKMKTLIIDRELIVSEKDLDDALSELELTLLESDVALPATDAIISSVEKNLVGRHRKIGESVDHLVVHALKAALLDVLGQGFDLKAYIAKHERPVKILFTGVNGTGKTTTVAKIGSWLRKEGFTVVIGAGDTYRAGAIEQIAVHAERLGIRVIQHQEGADPSAVLFDTVEYAKAHKIDVVLADTAGRFHNKANLMSQLEKIKRVMKPDLVVYVDEAVAGNDAVTRAFEFDRTVGADAVVLTKADMDSRGGAAISIAHTIGKPLMFLGVGQAYDDIMPFEPATVVEELLEGGA; encoded by the coding sequence ATGTTCGGCGGACTGCGGGAGAAGCTGAAAGCGGCACGCGAACGGCTTGGTGGCAGTATCAACGCCGCCGCAGCCCGGGCTGAACCCGGGGGAGAGATAACCCCCGCCGATACAGCGAAACCTCCCATACCCGCACCAAAACCGGATGCAGTGCCCGGCACAGCCGCTGCACCTGCGTCGGAACCTTCTGTCCCGACCTTTGTCCAGAAGATGAAGACGCTTATCATCGACCGCGAACTGATAGTCTCGGAAAAAGATCTCGACGATGCGCTCTCCGAGCTGGAACTCACCCTCCTTGAAAGCGACGTGGCCCTCCCGGCAACCGATGCTATCATCAGCAGCGTTGAGAAGAACCTTGTCGGCAGGCACCGCAAGATCGGTGAATCGGTCGACCACCTCGTTGTCCATGCGCTGAAAGCCGCCTTACTGGACGTGCTCGGGCAGGGGTTCGATCTCAAGGCGTATATCGCGAAGCACGAGCGCCCCGTGAAAATCCTGTTCACCGGCGTGAACGGCACCGGTAAGACCACGACCGTGGCAAAGATCGGGTCCTGGCTCCGGAAGGAGGGCTTCACGGTGGTCATCGGCGCAGGCGACACCTACCGTGCCGGGGCAATCGAGCAGATCGCCGTCCATGCCGAGCGCCTCGGCATCCGGGTCATTCAGCACCAGGAAGGCGCCGACCCTTCCGCGGTGCTGTTCGATACCGTGGAGTATGCAAAAGCGCACAAGATCGATGTGGTCCTTGCGGACACCGCCGGGCGCTTCCACAACAAGGCAAACCTGATGAGTCAGCTCGAGAAGATCAAACGCGTCATGAAACCCGATCTTGTCGTGTACGTTGACGAAGCGGTGGCCGGCAATGATGCCGTGACCCGTGCCTTCGAGTTCGACCGGACGGTCGGGGCAGATGCCGTTGTCCTCACCAAGGCAGACATGGACTCCCGGGGCGGGGCGGCGATCTCCATTGCCCACACCATCGGCAAGCCGCTGATGTTCCTCGGGGTCGGGCAGGCCTATGACGACATCATGCCCTTCGAGCCGGCAACGGTTGTTGAAGAGCTGCTGGAAGGGGGTGCGTGA
- a CDS encoding signal recognition particle protein Srp54 → MLDNLSSSLKDALKKLAGKTVVDRAAVDDLVKDLQRALISSDVNVKLVMELSKAIRTRSLEEEPPKGMNVREHVLRIVYQELVRLVWASTEVKLEPQTILMAGLQGSGKTTTTAKLARYFQKKGMKVGVICADTFRPGAFDQISTLCTKINVPCFGNPQEKDALKITREGLAALKEQELIIVDTQGRHALEAELIKEIIDLNVLTKATHRWLVIDAALGQQASEQAKRFHEAIGIDGVIITKMDGTAKGGGAMSAVAETKSGIAFIGSGETIEDLERFDPDGFISRLLGMGDLKALVERANEAINPEDVDVNAMMKGKFTLRDMYKQLEALNKMGPLKQIMGMLPLGNMQLPEGVYDVTSTKMVRYRIIMDSMTAAELDEPSLINSSRMQRIAHGAGATPDEVRELIKYYKMMQRTLKGLRGGQGGGKFNMQRLMKRFSGMQ, encoded by the coding sequence ATGCTCGACAACCTCTCCTCTTCGTTAAAGGATGCCCTCAAGAAACTGGCCGGCAAGACCGTTGTCGACCGGGCAGCAGTCGACGATTTGGTAAAAGACCTCCAGCGGGCGCTCATCTCCTCTGATGTCAACGTCAAGCTCGTCATGGAGCTCAGCAAGGCGATCCGCACCCGGTCCCTTGAAGAGGAGCCACCCAAGGGCATGAACGTCCGCGAGCATGTGCTCCGCATCGTGTACCAGGAGCTGGTCCGCCTTGTCTGGGCTTCGACCGAGGTCAAACTCGAACCCCAGACCATCCTGATGGCCGGCCTGCAGGGGAGCGGCAAGACCACGACCACGGCGAAGCTCGCCCGCTACTTCCAGAAGAAGGGGATGAAAGTCGGGGTCATCTGCGCCGACACGTTCCGGCCCGGCGCCTTCGACCAGATCTCCACGCTCTGTACCAAGATCAATGTGCCCTGCTTCGGCAACCCGCAGGAGAAGGACGCCCTGAAGATCACCCGCGAGGGCCTTGCAGCCTTGAAAGAGCAGGAACTGATCATCGTCGATACCCAGGGCCGGCATGCCCTTGAGGCAGAATTGATCAAGGAGATCATCGACCTCAATGTGCTGACCAAGGCAACCCACCGCTGGCTCGTCATCGATGCGGCGCTCGGCCAGCAGGCCAGCGAACAGGCGAAGCGGTTCCACGAGGCGATCGGGATCGACGGCGTCATCATCACCAAGATGGACGGCACCGCAAAAGGCGGTGGCGCCATGTCGGCCGTTGCCGAGACCAAGAGCGGGATTGCGTTCATCGGTTCGGGGGAGACCATCGAGGATCTCGAACGGTTCGATCCCGACGGGTTCATCTCCCGCCTGCTCGGCATGGGGGACTTAAAGGCTCTCGTGGAGCGGGCGAATGAGGCGATCAACCCCGAGGACGTTGACGTCAACGCGATGATGAAGGGGAAGTTCACCCTCCGCGACATGTACAAACAGCTTGAGGCCCTCAACAAGATGGGCCCCTTAAAGCAGATCATGGGGATGCTCCCGCTCGGGAACATGCAGCTGCCCGAGGGCGTGTACGATGTCACGAGCACCAAGATGGTCCGGTACCGCATCATCATGGACTCGATGACTGCTGCTGAACTCGACGAACCCTCGCTCATCAACAGTTCCCGCATGCAGCGGATCGCCCACGGGGCCGGTGCAACGCCTGACGAGGTCCGGGAACTGATCAAGTACTACAAGATGATGCAGCGGACCTTAAAGGGCCTGCGGGGCGGGCAGGGCGGCGGCAAGTTCAACATGCAGCGCCTGATGAAACGCTTCTCCGGGATGCAGTGA
- the trmY gene encoding tRNA (pseudouridine(54)-N(1))-methyltransferase TrmY, which translates to MTAFAILGHLARTDGSFSINDLPGSGGRMDVLCRCVNASLFLSHDLRRDVDCYLVLLGPPSGPKTIKFSGSAVRSLSPDERSAAALIKKVIDVPCGSEFREVADGVSIRKRGLERLLSEMPFAVLDETGEDVRKAKDLPGAFLLSDHLNFTDAENALLGSNPRYSVGPKCLHADHTITVLHNELDRRMSGWE; encoded by the coding sequence ATGACTGCGTTTGCAATTCTCGGGCATCTTGCCCGTACGGACGGGAGTTTTTCAATCAACGACCTGCCGGGCAGCGGGGGCCGGATGGACGTGCTCTGCCGGTGCGTGAACGCATCGCTTTTCCTCTCCCATGACCTGCGGCGGGATGTGGACTGCTATCTTGTCCTGCTGGGACCGCCATCGGGACCTAAGACGATAAAATTCTCGGGATCCGCCGTGCGGTCGCTCTCGCCGGATGAGCGGAGTGCTGCCGCCCTGATCAAGAAGGTGATCGATGTCCCTTGCGGCAGCGAATTCCGCGAGGTGGCGGACGGGGTCTCTATCCGGAAAAGGGGCCTCGAACGCCTTCTTTCGGAGATGCCGTTTGCCGTGCTCGATGAGACCGGGGAGGATGTCCGGAAGGCAAAGGACCTGCCGGGAGCGTTCCTCCTCTCCGATCACCTGAACTTCACGGACGCGGAGAATGCTCTCCTCGGTAGCAACCCGCGATATTCCGTGGGGCCGAAGTGCCTGCATGCCGATCATACGATAACCGTATTGCACAACGAACTGGACAGGAGGATGAGCGGATGGGAATGA